In Phaseolus vulgaris cultivar G19833 chromosome 10, P. vulgaris v2.0, whole genome shotgun sequence, a single genomic region encodes these proteins:
- the LOC137818416 gene encoding scarecrow-like protein 6 isoform X1 produces MKAMPFPFEEFQGKGVLDFSSASDSFSFFLHHPQPKWTIDKEDYCYVGSTEPTSVLDSRRSPNSSTMSSSLGSSNTISKGGSGGSTNNTTCYTPTLSQNPPQTSLETSTEKCGVRMEDWETQDQSILRLIMADAEDPSAGLSKLFQGSGCGSQQTVDFNAGFGVVDQGLNMVSIVDPSGNYPGFPFIAENIDGQNGKIGSLSVGESMFSVSGNNSVLLSTSPGGFNSQQHVVGEVDEKPQVINPQFELNQTQVQFSENPSFFVPMMYPQLQEQQVFAQHPAKRPVFEPSGHSYQAPRLPLLDSGQEVFGRRQQTQLPLFPHHMQPQVVPSAKPQKASSTGEDASHQLQQAIFDQLYKTAELIEAGNPVHAQGILARLNHQLSPIGKPFQRAAFYMKEALMSLLHSNAHNVLAFSPISSIFKIGAYKSFSEISPVIQFANFTSNQAIIEALERFDRIHIIDFDIGFGVQWSSFMQALAMRSNGVPSLKITAIVSPLTYDEFELNVTQEKLNQYAKDISMSFEFNVLSTESLNTSSCPLSVQYYDNEATAVNMPLSCFTNYPTLFPLVLRFVKQLRPKVVVTLDRNCDQLDAPFSTNIVHALHSYSALLESLDALNVNLDVLQKIEKHFILPALKKTITVPLRSQEKLPSWRNMFLQYGFSPFTFSNFTEAQAECLVQKAPVRGFQLERKHSSLVLCWQRKELITVSTWRC; encoded by the coding sequence ATGAAGGCCATGCCCTTTCCTTTTGAGGAGTTTCAAGGGAAGGGAGTGTTGGATTTTTCTTCAGCCTCagattcattttcattttttttgcaTCATCCACAACCGAAGTGGACCATAGACAAAGAGGATTATTGCTATGTGGGCAGCACTGAGCCCACCTCAGTTCTTGACTCCAGAAGAAGCCCAAACTCTTCCACCATGTCCTCTTCCCTTGGCAGTAGCAACACCATCAGCAAGGGTGGCAGTGGTGGTTCAACAAATAACACCACTTGTTACACCCCAACCCTTTCTCAGAACCCTCCTCAGACATCATTGGAAACCAGCACTGAAAAATGTGGAGTGAGGATGGAGGACTGGGAAACTCAAGATCAATCCATTCTGAGACTAATCATGGCAGATGCTGAAGACCCTTCTGCAGGGTTGAGCAAGCTCTTCCAGGGCAGTGGCTGTGGCTCTCAGCAAACTGTTGATTTCAATGCAGGTTTTGGTGTTGTGGATCAAGGGTTGAATATGGTAAGTATTGTTGATCCTTCAGGGAATTACCCTGGTTTCCCTTTTATTGCTGAGAATATAGATGGCCAGAATGGTAAGATTGGTTCTTTGTCTGTTGGAGAATCAATGTTTTCTGTTTCTGGTAACAATTCTGTGTTGTTGTCAACATCTCCTGGTGGGTTTAATTCTCAGCAGCATGTAGTTGGAGAGGTGGATGAGAAGCCTCAAGTCATCAATCCCCAGTTTGAGTTAAACCAGACTCAAGTTCAATTCTCTGAGAACCCATCTTTCTTTGTGCCAATGATGTACCCCCAATTGCAGGAACAGCAAGTTTTCGCCCAGCATCCAGCAAAACGCCCCGTTTTTGAGCCTTCTGGGCACAGTTATCAGGCTCCAAGGTTGCCCCTTTTGGATTCAGGGCAAGAGGTGTTTGGTAGGAGGCAGCAAACACAGCTTCCATTGTTTCCTCATCATATGCAACCACAAGTTGTGCCATCTGCTAAACCGCAGAAGGCGAGTTCCACCGGAGAAGATGCAAGCCACCAGCTTCAGCAGGCTATATTTGATCAGTTATACAAAACTGCTGAGCTGATAGAAGCTGGTAATCCGGTTCATGCGCAAGGGATATTGGCGCGGCTCAATCACCAGCTCTCCCCAATTGGTAAGCCTTTTCAGAGGGCTGCTTTCTACATGAAGGAGGCCTTGATGTCACTGCTTCATTCAAATGCTCACAATGTCTTGGCTTTCTCACCCATCAGTTCCATTTTCAAAATTGGAGCATACAAGTCCTTTTCTGAGATATCACCTGTTATTCAGTTTGCCAACTTCACTAGTAATCAAGCAATCATTGAAGCTTTGGAAAGGTTTGATCGAATTCACATTATCGATTTTGATATCGGGTTTGGAGTGCAATGGTCTTCTTTTATGCAAGCGCTTGCCATGAGGAGTAATGGTGTGCCTTCCCTCAAAATCACTGCCATTGTGTCACCCCTCACATATGATGAGTTTGAGCTCAATGTGACTCAAGAAAAGTTGAACCAATACGCCAAAGACATCAGCATGTCTTTTGAGTTCAATGTCTTAAGCACGGAGTCATTGAACACTTCTTCATGTCCACTCTCTGTTCAGTATTATGATAATGAGGCAACTGCTGTGAACATGCCACTTTCTTGTTTCACAAACTACCCAACATTGTTTCCCTTAGTCCTTCGCTTTGTAAAGCAGCTTAGGCCAAAAGTGGTAGTCACTCTGGATAGAAATTGCGACCAACTTGATGCACCATTTTCCACAAATATAGTTCATGCTCTTCATTCTTACTCAGCCTTGCTTGAATCACTTGATGCTCTGAATGTGAACCTTGATGTCCTCCAAAAGATTGAAAAGCATTTCATCTTGCCAGCCCTTAAGAAGACCATAACAGTTCCCCTCCGTTCACAAGAAAAACTACCCTCTTGGAGAAACATGTTTCTTCAATATGGCTTCTCTCCATTCACATTTAGTAACTTCACAGAAGCTCAAGCTGAGTGTTTAGTGCAGAAGGCACCTGTAAGGGGATTTCAATTGGAGAGAAAGCACTCATCTCTTGTTCTATGCTGGCAGAGGAAGGAACTTATCACAGTTTCAACTTGGAGATGCTGA
- the LOC137818416 gene encoding scarecrow-like protein 6 isoform X2: MKAMPFPFEEFQGKGVLDFSSASDSFSFFLHHPQPKWTIDKEDYCYVGSTEPTSVLDSRRSPNSSTMSSSLGSSNTISKGGSGGSTNNTTCYTPTLSQNPPQTSLETSTEKCGVRMEDWETQDQSILRLIMADAEDPSAGLSKLFQGSGCGSQQTVDFNAGFGVVDQGLNMQHVVGEVDEKPQVINPQFELNQTQVQFSENPSFFVPMMYPQLQEQQVFAQHPAKRPVFEPSGHSYQAPRLPLLDSGQEVFGRRQQTQLPLFPHHMQPQVVPSAKPQKASSTGEDASHQLQQAIFDQLYKTAELIEAGNPVHAQGILARLNHQLSPIGKPFQRAAFYMKEALMSLLHSNAHNVLAFSPISSIFKIGAYKSFSEISPVIQFANFTSNQAIIEALERFDRIHIIDFDIGFGVQWSSFMQALAMRSNGVPSLKITAIVSPLTYDEFELNVTQEKLNQYAKDISMSFEFNVLSTESLNTSSCPLSVQYYDNEATAVNMPLSCFTNYPTLFPLVLRFVKQLRPKVVVTLDRNCDQLDAPFSTNIVHALHSYSALLESLDALNVNLDVLQKIEKHFILPALKKTITVPLRSQEKLPSWRNMFLQYGFSPFTFSNFTEAQAECLVQKAPVRGFQLERKHSSLVLCWQRKELITVSTWRC, encoded by the exons ATGAAGGCCATGCCCTTTCCTTTTGAGGAGTTTCAAGGGAAGGGAGTGTTGGATTTTTCTTCAGCCTCagattcattttcattttttttgcaTCATCCACAACCGAAGTGGACCATAGACAAAGAGGATTATTGCTATGTGGGCAGCACTGAGCCCACCTCAGTTCTTGACTCCAGAAGAAGCCCAAACTCTTCCACCATGTCCTCTTCCCTTGGCAGTAGCAACACCATCAGCAAGGGTGGCAGTGGTGGTTCAACAAATAACACCACTTGTTACACCCCAACCCTTTCTCAGAACCCTCCTCAGACATCATTGGAAACCAGCACTGAAAAATGTGGAGTGAGGATGGAGGACTGGGAAACTCAAGATCAATCCATTCTGAGACTAATCATGGCAGATGCTGAAGACCCTTCTGCAGGGTTGAGCAAGCTCTTCCAGGGCAGTGGCTGTGGCTCTCAGCAAACTGTTGATTTCAATGCAGGTTTTGGTGTTGTGGATCAAGGGTTGAATATG CAGCATGTAGTTGGAGAGGTGGATGAGAAGCCTCAAGTCATCAATCCCCAGTTTGAGTTAAACCAGACTCAAGTTCAATTCTCTGAGAACCCATCTTTCTTTGTGCCAATGATGTACCCCCAATTGCAGGAACAGCAAGTTTTCGCCCAGCATCCAGCAAAACGCCCCGTTTTTGAGCCTTCTGGGCACAGTTATCAGGCTCCAAGGTTGCCCCTTTTGGATTCAGGGCAAGAGGTGTTTGGTAGGAGGCAGCAAACACAGCTTCCATTGTTTCCTCATCATATGCAACCACAAGTTGTGCCATCTGCTAAACCGCAGAAGGCGAGTTCCACCGGAGAAGATGCAAGCCACCAGCTTCAGCAGGCTATATTTGATCAGTTATACAAAACTGCTGAGCTGATAGAAGCTGGTAATCCGGTTCATGCGCAAGGGATATTGGCGCGGCTCAATCACCAGCTCTCCCCAATTGGTAAGCCTTTTCAGAGGGCTGCTTTCTACATGAAGGAGGCCTTGATGTCACTGCTTCATTCAAATGCTCACAATGTCTTGGCTTTCTCACCCATCAGTTCCATTTTCAAAATTGGAGCATACAAGTCCTTTTCTGAGATATCACCTGTTATTCAGTTTGCCAACTTCACTAGTAATCAAGCAATCATTGAAGCTTTGGAAAGGTTTGATCGAATTCACATTATCGATTTTGATATCGGGTTTGGAGTGCAATGGTCTTCTTTTATGCAAGCGCTTGCCATGAGGAGTAATGGTGTGCCTTCCCTCAAAATCACTGCCATTGTGTCACCCCTCACATATGATGAGTTTGAGCTCAATGTGACTCAAGAAAAGTTGAACCAATACGCCAAAGACATCAGCATGTCTTTTGAGTTCAATGTCTTAAGCACGGAGTCATTGAACACTTCTTCATGTCCACTCTCTGTTCAGTATTATGATAATGAGGCAACTGCTGTGAACATGCCACTTTCTTGTTTCACAAACTACCCAACATTGTTTCCCTTAGTCCTTCGCTTTGTAAAGCAGCTTAGGCCAAAAGTGGTAGTCACTCTGGATAGAAATTGCGACCAACTTGATGCACCATTTTCCACAAATATAGTTCATGCTCTTCATTCTTACTCAGCCTTGCTTGAATCACTTGATGCTCTGAATGTGAACCTTGATGTCCTCCAAAAGATTGAAAAGCATTTCATCTTGCCAGCCCTTAAGAAGACCATAACAGTTCCCCTCCGTTCACAAGAAAAACTACCCTCTTGGAGAAACATGTTTCTTCAATATGGCTTCTCTCCATTCACATTTAGTAACTTCACAGAAGCTCAAGCTGAGTGTTTAGTGCAGAAGGCACCTGTAAGGGGATTTCAATTGGAGAGAAAGCACTCATCTCTTGTTCTATGCTGGCAGAGGAAGGAACTTATCACAGTTTCAACTTGGAGATGCTGA